The window ACGGGGGTGGGAGGCGAAGGGGATGAGGTGCTGGCCAAGGCGGAAGAGGCGGAAACCCTGCCGGTGGTTCCAATGGAGGATGCGCTCCAGGTCCTCGAGGTTTTGGGCCACCTTGTCCCGTACCCGGGCTTCCTCCAAGGAGGCCAGGCGCAGGGTATGGTTGGTGCTGGCCTTTAGGCTGAGGTTTTCGCAGGGGTAACCTAGGCCAATCATCGCCTTACCGCGGCCTCCACGAGGACGTCCACCTCGTCCCGCACCTCTAGGAAGAGGAAGCGGGGTCTCTCCAGGCCCCAGTCGGAAAAGCGGGTGCGGAAGGTGCCCTTAAACCTGCCCCTTTCCGGGCTTCCCTCCAAGACCCCCTCTAACCGAACGGGAAGCCTTCTGCCTGCCATTTCCAGCTCACCTTCCACCACGAAACGGGCCCCCTGGTAGCCCGCGCGTTTAGGGTAGAGGCAGGCCAGGGGAAAGGCCTCCGCCTTCAGGATCTCCCGGGCCTTTTTGTCCCTTTCCCCGTTGCCCGAATCCCAGGCCCTTTGCTCCAGGCAGACCTGGCCCTTGGCCTGGGCTCCATCCCAAAGCACCTCTCCCTTGGCGGTGGGGTTTCTCCCCTCCCAGCTTCCCAAGGGGTAGTATCCCCGGTAGCGCACCTCCCCCGTGATCCCATAGGGGGCCTGGGCCAGGGCCAGGAGCGGCAAAAGGAAGGGTAGCAGTCTTCTCACGGCCTAAACCTCCAGGTTTCCCCTAGGGTGGCGTAGTCGCGAAAGCCTAAGAAGAGGATGGGCCTCTCCTTGGCCCGGGGGCTTCCCTCCACGTGCACCACGTCCCCCAGGAAAAGGGCGTGATCCCCTTCTAAAGGCCACTCCGTGACCCTCATCTCGTAGACGGCCAAGGCCTTTTCCGGCACCCAGGTGTGCCCCAGGTTCCGGGTTTTCCGCAGGGTAACGCCAAGCCTCTCGGCCTTGCGCACCCTGCGGCCTGAGAGGTATCCGGCTCGCACCACCCATGCCCGCTCCTCCCAGGGGAGGAAGGAGAGGGCGGCCTCCCCCAGTTCCCGCAGGAGGGTGAGGGTGTGGTTTTCACGATCCATGGCGAAAAGGAGGCGGAAGGGTTTTTTGGATACCGGGGTCCACCAGGCTAGGGGCATGAAGTTTTCCCCCACGGAGAGAAGGGCCAGGCGCATGGGGTAGAAGTAGGCGCGGTAAGGGGCTTCGGCCATGGCCTATACCTCCAGGACCTCCGGAGGGGGCTCTTGGAAGACCCCTTCCAACACCCTGCGCACGGCCTCCTCGGGGGAAAGGGCCCCCTTGGGCGGTCCGCCCAGGGGGGCCCAAAGCCCCGTGGCCACGGCCGGGAGCCGGACCAAGACCAACCGGATGCCCTCCCGCCTCAGCTCCTTCCGCGCCGCCTCCAGATACCACTCCAAGGCTCCTTTGGCGGAGGCGTAGGGGGCAAACCCGGGAACCTGAACGTAGCGGGGATAGGCTCCGAAGAAGACCACGCGCGCCCCAGGGCGGAAGTGGGCGTACTTGAGGAGGAAGTGGGAGGTGAGGAGGTGAGTCTTGAGGAGGTTTTCCACGTGCTCCCGTTCCGCTTCCCGTATGGGGGCTTTGACCGCGTGTCCCACCGCGTGGAAGGCCATGTCCAGCCCACCTACCTCCTCCAGGAGGGCTTTGGCCTCGAGCTCGTCGGCCAGATCTGCGGGTACGGCCTGGCCTCCCACCTCCTTGGCCAGTTCCCCGAGGGCCCGTGCCCGGCGGCCCGAAAGGAAGAGGTCATGGCCCTTTAGGGCCCGTGCCAAGGCTCCTCCGAGTCCACCCGTGGCACCGAGGATGAGGATGCGCATGTCCTTCACCGTACTGACTTGAGGGAAGAGACTTTGTAGCGTGAGGGGCAATGGCAAGGGAGGGCTGGGAGCCTGCTTTGGCCCTGGGTTTGCGGCCTGGACTAAGATCCCGGACAGATGGCAAGGTTAGCGTTCTGGCTGTGAGGGCGGTGGTGGTGGGGGCAGGGATCGGCGGCCTGGTGGCGGCCCGGCTTCTCCGGAGGGCGGGCCTCGAGGTGGTGGTCCTCGAGGCCCACACCTACCCTGGGGGCCTTGCCGGAAGCTTCCACCACCGGGGCCACCGTTTTGAGGCGGGGGCCACCCTCCTTTCCGGCCTGGCCCCTGGGGCCCCCTTG is drawn from Thermus neutrinimicus and contains these coding sequences:
- a CDS encoding YceI family protein translates to MRRLLPFLLPLLALAQAPYGITGEVRYRGYYPLGSWEGRNPTAKGEVLWDGAQAKGQVCLEQRAWDSGNGERDKKAREILKAEAFPLACLYPKRAGYQGARFVVEGELEMAGRRLPVRLEGVLEGSPERGRFKGTFRTRFSDWGLERPRFLFLEVRDEVDVLVEAAVRR
- a CDS encoding flavin reductase family protein translates to MAEAPYRAYFYPMRLALLSVGENFMPLAWWTPVSKKPFRLLFAMDRENHTLTLLRELGEAALSFLPWEERAWVVRAGYLSGRRVRKAERLGVTLRKTRNLGHTWVPEKALAVYEMRVTEWPLEGDHALFLGDVVHVEGSPRAKERPILFLGFRDYATLGETWRFRP
- a CDS encoding SDR family NAD(P)-dependent oxidoreductase translates to MRILILGATGGLGGALARALKGHDLFLSGRRARALGELAKEVGGQAVPADLADELEAKALLEEVGGLDMAFHAVGHAVKAPIREAEREHVENLLKTHLLTSHFLLKYAHFRPGARVVFFGAYPRYVQVPGFAPYASAKGALEWYLEAARKELRREGIRLVLVRLPAVATGLWAPLGGPPKGALSPEEAVRRVLEGVFQEPPPEVLEV